From Candidatus Paceibacterota bacterium:
CCTAGAAACATTTGGTGGCTACATAGAATTCGCAGAACGAATCGCCAACACTTTGCATCATCATTACAAAACGGTTGACTTTATTGTGACGACTTATGCAATGTCGGCTGGCACCGTCTTGGTAATGTCTGGAGACAATCTGTTTATGGATTACTCGGCCACACTTGGACCCATTGATCCACAAATTCCTCGTCAGGGGGCGGCGGGATTTGTCCCGGCCTTGGGTTACTTAGAACAATTTGAACGACTAGTCCAAAAATCGCGAGAAGAGGACCTCACTCGGATTGAGCAGATGTACTTTCTTCAGAACTTCGACCCAGGGGAATTGTACTCTTATGAACAGGCTCGAGATCTTTCGATTGCCCTGTTGGAAGAATGGCTTGTTAAATACAAATTCAAGAATTGGCGAGTTACAGAGACTCGGAATCTCCCAGTTACAATATCCATGAAACGAGAAAGAGCAGCACAAATAGCCGAGCGGTTGAATGAAACAAAACGTTGGCATTCGCACGCGCGTGGCATTACAATGAAAGTTGCAAATCGCGAACTAAAATTGAGAATCGATGACTTAGAGGAAATACCGGAAGTCTGGGCTGGGTTAATGAGTTACCAAAACCTGTTGCGAGAATATCGCACTAGACTGGGCCACCGTACGTTAGTTATCAATTGGAGGGATGGTTATCATGGTCACTAAAACACGAGTTAAGGAGATTGAGGAGATCATCGATGAAATTGTCTCTAAATCCGACAATGATTCAGTTCAAAGTATAAGGGAAGCATTGTCTGAATTGAAAGATCAGGGCGTAACACGGCCCTTCTATAATCTTGAATCTCCATATGAGCGGATGACACATTGTTGCAATTCAAACGATCAAGATTATTAGAACTCACATAACAAATACTCCTGTCCTAATCTTAGATCCGAACGGTTCCTCGCTACAGAAATTC
This genomic window contains:
- a CDS encoding ATP-dependent Clp protease proteolytic subunit, which translates into the protein MSAQPGIVAGLENSGRSPMGHHPDSTNHVVERELTSRLVSLEKLLRADVLAYSGPIDPMAHEVIKAAIESFDKRRKKIVVLLETFGGYIEFAERIANTLHHHYKTVDFIVTTYAMSAGTVLVMSGDNLFMDYSATLGPIDPQIPRQGAAGFVPALGYLEQFERLVQKSREEDLTRIEQMYFLQNFDPGELYSYEQARDLSIALLEEWLVKYKFKNWRVTETRNLPVTISMKRERAAQIAERLNETKRWHSHARGITMKVANRELKLRIDDLEEIPEVWAGLMSYQNLLREYRTRLGHRTLVINWRDGYHGH